Proteins encoded by one window of Salvia splendens isolate huo1 chromosome 14, SspV2, whole genome shotgun sequence:
- the LOC121763473 gene encoding glutathione S-transferase DHAR2-like codes for MAVEICVKAAAGAPGILGDCPFCQRVLLTLKEKGIEYKQHLISFDAKPQWFLEVNPEGKVPVIKFGDGEWISDSDVIVGKLEEKYPNPSLSAPPEVSSVGSKIFPTFVKFLLSKDASDGTEQALLDELKALDEHLKTKGPYVNGGDICAVDLSLAPKLYHLDVALGHFKGWTIPQSLTHVHKYKELLYSQESFKKTQAAKEHVIAGWAPKVNA; via the exons ATGGCTGTTGAGATCTGCGTCAAGGCTGCCGCTGGCGCCCCCGGCATTCTCGGAGACT GCCCATTTTGCCAGAGGGTTTTGCTGACCTTGAAAGAGAAGGGAATTGAGTACAAGCAGCACTTGATCAGCTTTGACGCCAAGCCCCAGTG GTTTCTGGAAGTGAATCCAGAAGGGAAGGTGCCGGTTATCAAGTTTGGTGATGGAGAGTGGATTTCTGATTCTGATGTAATCGTTGGTAAATTGGAGGAGAAATACCCAAATCCGTCTCTCTCTGCTCCTCCTGAAGTCTCCTCAGT GGGCTCCAAGATATTTCCTACCTTTGTCAAATTCCTGTTGAGCAAGGATGCCAGTGATGGAACAGAACAAGCTCTGCTTGATGAACTGAAGGCGCTGGATGAGCACCTGAAAACTAAG GGACCGTATGTCAATGGAGGCGACATTTGTGCTGTTGATTTGAGTTTGGCACCGAAGCTTTACCATCTTGATGTGGCACTTGGCCATTTCAAGGGTTGGACTATTCCCCAAAGCTTGACTCATGTGCATAAATACAAGGAG CTGCTGTATTCTCAGGAGTCTTTCAAGAAAACACAGGCTGCAAAGGAACATGTCATTGCAGGCTGGGCGCCAAAAGTTAACGCATAA